The following coding sequences are from one Musa acuminata AAA Group cultivar baxijiao chromosome BXJ1-6, Cavendish_Baxijiao_AAA, whole genome shotgun sequence window:
- the LOC103987501 gene encoding sucrose synthase 2 — MPQRTLTRAHSVRERIGDSLSSHPNELVALFSRFINQGKGMLQPHQLLAEYAAAFSEADREKLKDGAFEDVIKAAQEAIVIPPWVALAIRPRPGVWEHVRVNISELAVEELTVPEYLHFKEELVDGSSQNNNFVLELDFEPFNASFPRPSLSKSIGNGVQFLNRHLSSKLFHDKESMYPLLNFLRQHNYKGMSMMLNDRIQSLSALQAALRKAEQHLLSIPSATPYSEFNHRFQELGLEKGWGDTAQRVYENIHLLLDLLEAPDPCTLENFLGTIPMMFNVVILSPHGYFAQANVLGYPDTGGQVVYILDQVRALENEMLLRIKRQGLDITPRILIVTRLLPDAVGTTCGQKLEKVIGTEHTHILRVPFRTENGIVRKWISRFEVWPYLETYTEDVANELAGELQTTPDLIIGNYSDGNLVSTLLAHKLGVTQCTIAHALEKTKYPNSDIYWKKFENQYHFSCQFTADLIAMNHADFIITSTFQEIAGSKDTVGQYESHTAFTLPGLYRVVHGIDVFDPKFNIVSPGADLSIYFPYTEKQKRLTSLHPEIEELLFNPEDNTEHKGVLNDTKKPIIFSMARLDRVKNLTGLVEFYGRNERLKELVNLVVVCGDHGKESKDLEEQAEFKKMYDLIEKYNLNGHIRWISAQMNRVRNGELYRYIADTKGAFIQPAFYEAFGLTVVESMTCGLPTFATVHGGPGEIIVDGVSGFHIDPYQGDKAAEIIVNFFEKCKEDPTHWDKISLGGLKRIEEKYTWKLYSERLMTLSGVYGFWKYVSNLDRRETRRYLEMFYALKYRNLAKSVPLAVDGEAINGSK; from the exons GTTCATTAATCAGGGGAAGGGGATGCTGCAGCCTCACCAGCTGCTGGCAGAATATGCAGCTGCGTTTTCTGAAGCAGATAGGGAGAAGCTGAAGGACGGGGCCTTTGAGGATGTCATTAAGGCAGCACAG GAAGCCATAGTCATTCCTCCATGGGTTGCTTTAGCCATCCGGCCGCGCCCCGGAGTCTGGGAGCACGTCCGGGTGAACATTAGTGAGCTTGCCGTGGAAGAGTTGACTGTACCCGAGTACCTGCACTTTAAGGAAGAACTTGTTGATGGAAG CTCACAAAACAATAACTTTGTGCTGGAGTTGGATTTTGAGCCCTTCAATGCTTCGTTCCCTCGCCCTTCGTTATCAAAATCCATTGGAAATGGAGTGCAGTTCCTTAACCGACACCTTTCCTCAAAGTTATTCCATGACAAAGAAAGCATGTACCCCTTGCTAAATTTCCTGCGGCAGCACAACTACAAGGGCATG TCGATGATGCTCAATGATAGGATACAAAGCCTTAGTGCTCTTCAAGCTGCATTAaggaaggctgagcaacatctatTGAGCATCCCATCTGCCACCCCATACTCAGAATTCAACCACAG ATTTCAAGAGCTTGGCTTGGAGAAAGGTTGGGGTGACACGGCTCAGCGTGTGTACGAGAACATTCATCTGCTACTGGACCTTCTGGAGGCACCTGATCCTTGTACCTTGGAGAACTTCCTTGGGACAATTCCTATGATGTTTAATGTTGTGATCCTTTCTCCGCATGGCTACTTTGCCCAAGCTAATGTCTTGGGGTATCCTGACACTGGTGGTCAG GTTGTATATATCTTGGATCAAGTCCGTGCCTTAGAAAATGAGATGCTGCTGAGGATCAAGCGCCAAGGGCTTGACATCACACCCCGAATTCTTATT GTTACCAGATTGCTTCCTGATGCAGTAGGCACTACTTGCGGACAGAAACTTGAGAAGGTCATTGGCACCGAGCACACTCACATTCTACGAGTTCCATTTAGAACAGAGAACGGAATCGTCCGCAAATGGATTTCCCGTTTCGAAGTGTGGCCTTACCTTGAGACCTATACTGAG GATGTAGCAAATGAGTTGGCTGGAGAACTGCAGACCACCCCTGATCTGATCATTGGAAACTACAGTGATGGAAATCTAGTTTCGACTTTGCTAGCACATAAATTAGGAGTAACCCAG TGCACCATCGCCCATGCACTGGAGAAAACGAAGTATCCTAACTCAGACATCTATTGGAAGAAGTTTGAGAATCAGTATCATTTCTCTTGCCAATTCACAGCTGATTTGATTGCGATGAATCATGCTGACTTTATCATCACTAGCACCTTCCAGGAAATTGCTGGGAG CAAGGATACCGTGGGGCAGTACGAGTCTCACACCGCTTTTACTCTTCCTGGTCTCTACCGAGTTGTTCATGGAATCGATGTGTTTGACCCAAAGTTCAACATTGTCTCCCCTGGAGCTGATTTGTCGATATACTTCCCTTACACAGAGAAGCAAAAGAGACTCACTTCCCTCCACCCCGAGATTGAGGAGCTGCTCTTCAACCCTGAAGATAACACTGAGCACAA GGGTGTGCTGAATGACACAAAAAAACCCATTATATTCTCCATGGCAAGGCTGGACCGAGTGAAGAACTTGACAGGTCTGGTCGAGTTCTATGGCCGGAATGAACGCTTGAAGGAGTTGGTGAACCTTGTGGTAGTGTGTGGAGACCACGGGAAAGAGTCCAAGGATCTCGAGGAACAAGCGGAATTTAAGAAGATGTACGATCTCATTGAGAAGTACAATCTTAATGGGCACATTCGCTGGATCTCAGCCCAGATGAACCGTGTTCGCAACGGCGAGCTCTACCGATACATTGCTGACACAAAAGGAGCTTTCATTCAG CCTGCCTTCTACGAAGCCTTTGGACTCACCGTCGTCGAGTCCATGACCTGTGGGCTGCCCACCTTTGCAACTGTTCATGGAGGACCTGGCGAAATTATAGTAGATGGAGTTTCTGGCTTCCACATTGACCCTTACCAGGGTGACAAGGCTGCTGAAATCATCGTAAATTTCTTTGAGAAGTGCAAGGAAGACCCAACCCACTGGGACAAGATCTCACTAGGAGggctgaaaagaattgaagagaa gtACACTTGGAAGCTCTACTCGGAGAGGCTGATGACACTCTCTGGCGTTTATGGTTTCTGGAAGTACGTCTCCAACCTGGACAGGCGCGAGACTCGCCGTTACCTCGAGATGTTCTACGCCCTCAAGTATCGCAACCTG